A window of the Brassica napus cultivar Da-Ae chromosome C5, Da-Ae, whole genome shotgun sequence genome harbors these coding sequences:
- the LOC111211209 gene encoding uncharacterized protein LOC111211209, with amino-acid sequence MEGKEKEKEEAKRTMIMKINKLKETPQEISQEDAKRQEAYNMSPRVRGGSGSAGMGKSSSVRLNCLCAPTTHPGSFRCRYHRRNSALGMSRGISVPSNLSMLGGGGSPKS; translated from the coding sequence atggaagggaaagagaaagagaaagaagaagcgaAGAGGACAATGATCATGAAGATCAACAAACTCAAGGAGACACCTCAAGAGATAAGCCAAGAAGACGCTAAAAGACAAGAAGCTTACAACATGTCTCCACGTGTACGTGGTGGTAGTGGCTCTGCGGGTATGGGAAAGTCATCGAGCGTGAGGCTAAACTGTTTATGCGCACCAACAACACACCCTGGCTCCTTCAGGTGCCGTTACCACCGTCGCAACTCTGCACTCGGAATGTCACGTGGCATATCTGTTCCCTCTAACCTTTCCATGTTGGGAGGAGGAGGCTCTCCTAAATCCTAA
- the LOC106372550 gene encoding RNA-binding protein PNO1 codes for MAETTQMEVEVPTEAASPLPAKPIFKPLKAHEMSDGKVQFRKIPVPPNRYTPLKKAWLDIYTPVYDQMKVDIRMNLKSRKVELKTRADTPDVSNLQKSADFVHAFMLGFDIPDAVALLRMDELYVESFEIKDVKTLKGEHLSRAIGRLSGKGGKTKFAIENSTKTRIVIADTRIHILGAFTNIKVARSSLCSLIMGSPAGKVYSKLRNVSARLAD; via the coding sequence ATGGCAGAGACTACACAGATGGAGGTCGAGGTCCCGACAGAAGCTGCTTCCCCCTTACCGGCAAAACCAATCTTCAAGCCTCTGAAAGCTCACGAGATGTCCGACGGCAAAGTCCAGTTCAGAAAAATCCCCGTGCCGCCGAACCGTTACACACCCCTCAAGAAAGCGTGGCTAGACATCTACACGCCCGTCTACGACCAGATGAAAGTCGACATAAGGATGAACCTCAAGTCCCGCAAAGTCGAGCTCAAGACCCGTGCCGACACCCCTGACGTCAGCAACCTCCAGAAGTCCGCTGACTTCGTCCACGCCTTCATGCTAGGTTTCGATATCCCCGACGCGGTCGCGCTTCTGAGGATGGACGAGCTGTACGTGGAGTCGTTTGAGATTAAGGACGTGAAGACTTTGAAAGGGGAGCATTTGTCGAGGGCCATTGGGAGGTTGTCGGGAAAAGGAGGGAAGACGAAGTTTGCGATTGAGAACTCGACGAAGACGAGGATTGTGATTGCGGATACGAGGATTCATATCTTGGGGGCGTTTACTAATATTAAGGTTGCGAGGAGTTCTCTTTGCAGTCTTATTATGGGTTCTCCTGCGGGCAAGGTTTACTCCAAGCTTCGGAATGTTAGTGCTAGATTAGCTGACTAG
- the LOC106372548 gene encoding enhancer of mRNA-decapping protein 4: MASSPGNTNPNNPPPFDLGTLFKPSSSPFPTPPASYPPPAGPFLHNEAVTSSSSSPAANLHQQQRTLSYPTPPVNLQSPRANHNPGTHLLALLNNSNGAVAANQEPPSSHHQEIARSFPSGPIRVPSCKFPMGRRLSGEHAVYDVDVRLHGEIQPQLEVTPITKYGSDPQLVVGRQIAVSKVYICYGLKGGSIRVLNINTALRALFRGHSQRVTDMAFFAQDVHLLASVSLDGKVFVWKISEGSEGDDDPQITGKIVLALQILGEEDTKHPRVCWHSHKQEILVVSIGKHVLLIDTSKVGRGEVFSSESPIQCHLDKLVDGVKIVGKHDGEVTDLSICQWMTTRLVSSSVDGTVKIWKDFMAQPVAVLRPHDGYPVNSSTFVTSPERPDHIILITGGPLNREMKIWVPAGEEGWLLSAESESWNCTQKLDLKSSTEPRAEMAFFNQITALSEAGLLLLANAKRNAIYAVHLDYGSSPADTRMDFLSEFTVTMPILSFIGTHDPSEEPIVKVYCVQTQAIQQYTLDLCLCLPPSGEENVVLEKSDSSVSREANLVDGMSEPSGLKPTEFPSVDSVPKPSILVNRSQGSASGDTTAPAIVPSNSEPRTSGLLSDTNGGGSAYATAAQLPLSPRLSSKLSGYQTPVEAFEQVESRYELSGKAPSADYGVDKHTFEESSSSEEKNITPDDDESGIRSSPSFFKHPTHLVKPSEFSMGVSSAETPVATEDKSDRVNNDASGTEIEASEVGEVNYHEETMNGTSESREKIFYSQALNLSTEMARDCYPNTDETKAYEQSVQADDSLESRDVSAKIPELVSSSGLPQLAATNSKGKKQKAKSSQNPNSSADSYNEKSQSLSHPLTDSLPQFLAMQETMNQIMVSQKEMQRQLSNAVNGPVTKEGKRLEVAIGRMIERSSKSNSDALWARLQEETVKSEKAMRDHSQQIVNATTNFMSKELNAMFEKTVKKEVSAIAPVIARAVTPAIEKTISSAITESFQRGLGDKAVNQLDRSVNSKIEATIPRHIQTQFQTSAIPVLQEALKSGLEASLIPSFERLCKTMLEQVDTALEKGIAEHTNAAQQRFEAGHSQLAHTLKETITSTSSVTQALSRELAESQRNRSGVLTGGSDPSVTQVSKGPVATLLEKVEAPMDPTAQLSRLVSEGKYEESFTSALQRSDVSIVSWLCAQVDLHRLLAMNPLPLSQGVLLSLLQQLACDISKDTSRKLGWMTDVVTAINPSDQMIVVHARRIFEQVYQILHHQLNAPGSDVSAIRLIMHVLNSMLMGCK, encoded by the exons ATGGCGTCTTCACCTGGTAACACTAACCCTAACAATCCTCCGCCGTTCGATCTCGGTACTCTCTTCAAACCTTCGTCGAGCCCTTTCCCCACGCCGCCGGCGTCTTACCCTCCCCCCGCGGGTCCGTTTCTTCACAACGAGGCTGTGACTTCGTCGTCGTCTTCACCTGCGGCTAACTTGCACCAACAACAAAGAACTCTATCGTACCCGACGCCGCCTGTGAATCTCCAATCGCCGCGTGCTAACCACAACCCCGGAACGCACCTTCTCGCTCTCCTCAATAACAGCAACGGCGCCGTGGCGGCAAATCAAGAGCCGCCGTCGTCGCATCATCAGGAAATCGCTCGTTCGTTCCCTTCGGGTCCTATTCGCGTGCCGAGCTGTAAGTTTCCGATGGGGAGGCGGTTGAGCGGGGAACACGCTGTGTACGATGTCGACGTGAGGCTACACGGCGAGATTCAGCCTCAGCTTGAGGTGACTCCGATTACTAAATACGGGTCGGATCCTCAGCTCGTAGTGGGTCGCCAGATCGCAGTCAGTAAGGTGTACATATGCTATGGATTAAAAGGAGGAAGCATTCGTGTCCTCAATATTAACACCGCGTTGAGGGCTTTATTTCGAGGCCATTCTCAG AGAGTGACAGACATGGCTTTCTTTGCTCAGGATGTTCATCTCTTGGCTAG CGTAAGCTTAGATGGAAAGGTATTCGTGTGGAAAATATCTGAAGGGTCTGAGGGAGATGATGACCCCCAGATAACTGGAAAGATTGTTCTTGCTCTTCAGATACTTGGTGAGGAAGACACCAAACACCCACGTGTTTGTTGGCACTCCCACAAACAG GAAATTTTGGTGGTTTCAATTGGTAAACACGTCCTCCTAATTGATACTTCCAAAGTTGGCAGAGGTGAAGTATTCTCGTCTGAGTCTCCGATTCAGTGCCACCTTGATAAATTGGTTGACGGTGTAAAGATTGTCGGCAAGCACGATGGAGAGGTCACAGATTTATCTATATGCCAATGGATGACCACACGACTCGTTTCTTCGTCTGTTGATGGCACG GTTAAGATATGGAAAGATTTTATGGCACAACCAGTTGCAGTTCTGAGACCTCATGATGGCTATCCTGTCAATTCATCAACATTTGTGACATCCCCTGAGAGACCTGATCACATCATACTCATCACTGGG GGACCTCTAAATCGAGAGATGAAGATTTGGGTTCCAGCTGGGGAAGAAGGATGGCTCCTATCAGCTGAGTCTGAGTCATGGAATTGTACTCAGAAACTTGATTTGAAAAGTTCAACTGAGCCACGAGCGGAGATGGCGtttttcaaccaaatcacagcgTTGTCTGAAGCAGGCCTGCTCTTGCTTGCAAATGCGAAAAGGAACGCCATATATGCCGTGCATTTGGACTATGGCTCATCTCCAGCTGATACAAGGATGGACTTCTTGTCTGAGTTTACAGTCACTATGCCGATATTAAGTTTTATAGGTACACATGATCCTTCAGAAGAACCCATTGTTAAGGTTTATTGTGTTCAGACTCAAGCAATCCAGCAGTATACGTTAGATTTATGCTTGTGCTTGCCACCTTCTGGAGAAGAGAATGTGGTTTTGGAAAAGTCAGATTCTAGTGTTTCGCGGGAGGCAAATCTTGTTGATGGCATGTCAGAACCATCTGGACTGAAGCCTACAGAATTCCCTTCAGTTGATTCAGTTCCTAAACCATCTATACTTGTGAATAGATCGCAGGGTTCTGCATCAGGGGATACCACAGCTCCAGCGATTGTTCCATCCAACAGTGAGCCTAGAACTTCTGGGCTGCTATCTGATACCAATGGTGGAGGGTCTGCGTATGCTACTGCAGCCCAGCTGCCTCTAAGTCCCAGACTATCAAGTAAGCTTTCTGGCTATCAGACTCCTGTAGAAGCTTTTGAGCAAGTAGAATCTCGTTATGAGCTCAGTGGCAAAGCACCTTCTGCTGATTATGGTGTTGATAAGCACACCTTTGAGGAAAGCTCAAGTAGCGAGGAGAAGAATATAACACCTGATGACGATGAGTCTGGGATCCGAAGCTCACCATCTTTTTTCAAGCACCCTACTCATCTTGTAAAACCTTCAGAGTTCTCTATGGGCGTTTCGTCTGCTGAAACCCCCGTTGCCACTGAAGACAAGAGTGATAGAGTTAATAACGATGCAAGTGGCACAGAAATTGAGGCGAGTGAAGTTGGTGAAGTCAATTATCATGAAGAAACTATGAATGGCACTTCAGAGAGTAGAGAAAAAATCTTCTACTCACAGGCTTTGAATCTCAGCACTGAGATGGCAAGAGACTGTTATCCTAATACAGATGAAACTAAGGCTTATGAACAGTCTGTACAAGCTGACGATAGTCTTGAGTCAAGAGATGTCTCTGCAAAGATTCCTGAGTTGGTTTCATCTAGTGGGCTTCCACAGTTGGCAGCAACAAATAGCAAAGGGAAGAAGCAGAAGGCCAAAAGTTCTCAGAATCCCAATTCGTCAGCTGACTCCTACAATGAGAAAAGTCAGAGCTTAAGTCATCCCTTGACAGATTCACTTCCTCAGTTCTTGGCCATGCAAGAGACAATGAATCAG ATAATGGTTTCGCAGAAGGAGATGCAGAGACAGCTGTCAAATGCTGTCAATGGCCCTGTCACTAAAGAAGGTAAAAGACTAGAAGTGGCTATAGGGCGAATGATTGAGAGATCCAGCAAGTCAAATTCCGATGCTTTATGGGCTCGCTTACAAGAGGAGACTGTTAAAAGTGAAAAGGCAATGCGTGACCATTCACAGCAAATTGTGAATGCGACGACAAACTTCATGAGCAAGGAGTTAAATGCAATGTTTGAGAAAACGGTAAAGAAGGAAGTATCTGCAATTGCTCCGGTCATAGCACGTGCAGTAACACCGGCGATTGAAAAAACTATATCATCTGCAATCACAGAGTCCTTCCAG AGAGGACTTGGTGACAAGGCAGTCAATCAGCTTGACAGATCTGTTAATTCAAAGATTGAGGCAACCATACCTAGGCATATTCAAACGCAATTTCAGACCTCTGCCATCCCAGTTCTCCAG GAAGCTCTTAAATCGGGTCTGGAGGCCTCACTCATACCATCCTTTGAGAGGTTATGCAAGACCATGTTAGAGCAAGTAGACACAGCCTTGGAGAAAGGAATTGCCGAGCACACAAACGCAGCACAACAACGGTTTGAAGCTGGACACTCTCAGCTTGCTCATACTTTAAAG GAGACCATTACTTCTACATCGTCAGTTACTCAAGCCTTAAGTCGTGAATTAGCCGAGAGCCAAAGGAATCGCTCAGGCGTCTTAACTGGTGGGTCAGATCCCTCGGTTACTCAAGTTAGTAAGGGACCAGTAGCTACTCTTCTTGAAAAG GTTGAAGCACCTATGGACCCAACTGCTCAATTATCCAGGTTGGTATCTGAAGGCAAGTACGAAGAATCTTTTACCTCGGCTCTACAGAGAAGCGATGTCTCTATAGTATCATGGCTTTGCGCACAG GTGGATCTTCATAGACTACTGGCTATGAATCCCCTGCCGCTGAGCCAAGGCGTGCTACTGTCACTGCTGCAGCAACTAGCATGTGACATCAGCAAAGACACTTCCCGTAAGCTTGGGTGGATGACAGATGTGGTTACAGCGATTAACCCATCAGATCAGATGATTGTGGTTCATGCTCGCCGAATCTTTGAACAAGTCTACCAAATTCTGCACCACCAGCTTAATGCACCAGGCAGTGACGTCTCTGCCATCAGACTTATAATGCACGTCCTCAACTCCATGCTTATGGGCTGCAAATGA
- the LOC106369994 gene encoding Golgi apyrase, with the protein MRGTSRKLISAGYRSLSGNRVHVYCFDRNLDLVPLENQLEIFLQLKPGLSAYLNDPRQSANSLVTPLDKAEDSVPSELRPLTPVRVEATAGLRALGHEASENILQAVRELLKDRSRLKTEANAVSVLDGTQGGSYQWEKGIETFQKSLSEGKVKQVFFFDRDELLVNKMACLLYLSSCSSPYFQGKTQLGLTISKDSSSKECLFQMRLVLEFMFEKLQDPEFAFAVSLEPRNNVSVGIQQDLQELMKGCIRLLQAVDSTKEKDVTSAVRKEIRMRIHDVLMTVT; encoded by the exons ATGAGAGGCACAAGC AGGAAGCTGATATCGGCCGGTTATAGATCTCTCTCGGGGAACCGCGTGCATGTTTATTGCTTTGATCGGAATTTGGATCTCGTTCCTTTGGAGAATCAGCTCGAGATCTTCCTTCAG CTAAAGCCTGGATTGAGTGCGTATCTTAATGATCCAAGGCAATCAGCAAACTCTTTGGTGACTCCGCTTGATAAAGCAGAGGACTCTGTTCCTAGTGAGCTGCGTCCCTTGACTCCTGTTAGAGTTGAA GCTACTGCTGGTTTGAGGGCTTTGGGTCATGAAGCTTCTGAAAACATTTTGCAAGCA gTTAGGGAGCTTCTGAAAGATCGAAGCAGGTTGAAGACTGAGGCAAATGCAGTTTCTGTTCTGGATGGTACTCAGGGAGGTTCTTACCAGTGG GAGAAAGGGATAGAAACTTTCCAGAAGTCCCTTTCTGAAGGAAAAGTCAAGCAAGTTTTCTTCTTTGATCGTGATG AGTTATTGGTGAACAAAATGGCTTGCCTTCTTTACTTGTCCTCTTGTTCAAGTCCCTACTTTCAAGGAAAGACTCAGCTTGGCTTG ACTATCAGCAAAGACAGTTCTAGTAAAGAATGTTTATTCCAGATGCGGCTTGTCCTAGAATTTATGTTCGAGAAATTGCAAGACCCAGAATTTGCATTTGCTGTGTCACTTGAACCAAGAAATAATGTTTCAGTTGGCATTCAG CAAGATCTGCAGGAGCTTATGAAGGGCTGTATACGTCTCCTACAAGCTGTTGATTCAACAAAGGAGAAAGATGTGACTTCTGCAGTTAGAAAGGAAATCAGAATGCGTATTCATGATGTCTTGATGACTGTTACATGA
- the LOC106372551 gene encoding beta-glucosidase 9 isoform X3, whose product MGITNTRRMLSSWLKWDWKHSDSLYLGQGLYLREEDTLTLKVYCFTRTSSKNYEPMESNHTLHYTTMIFLSLLKMSTEDGSTAKSYVCFREFGDDVKLWTTINEANIFAIASYSEGFAPPGHCSPTSFFNCSTGNSSTEPYLAGHNMLLAHASASKLYKLEYKSKQRGSIGLSIYAFGLTPYSNSKEDEIATQRAKDFLFGWMLKPLVFGDYPDAMKRVWGSRLPVFSEEESEKVKGSSDFVGIIHYTTVYVRNSTSTTPSLIPRRQDFFTDMGAETIFMGNSTFFEWDFIPWGLESVLEYVKQSYNNPPIYILENGTPMKHSSTLQDTPRIEYIQAYIGAVLNAIKNGSDTRGYFVWSMIDVYELLSGYMYSYGMYHVNFSDPSLKRSPKLSASWYTGFLNGTMDVSPQDITQMQSHFSGSSSL is encoded by the exons ATGGGTATCACAAATacaag GAGGATGTTAAGCTCATGGCTGAAATGGGATTGGAAGCATTCAGATTCTCTATATCTTGGACAAGGCTTATACCTA AGGGAAGAGGACACATTAACCCTAAAGGTCTATTGTTTTACAAGAACCTCATCCAAGAACTACGAACCCATG GAATCAAACCACACGTTACACTATACCACTATGATCTTCCTCAGTCTCTTGAAGATGAGTACGGAGGATGGATCAACCGCAAAatcat ATGTATGCTTCAGAGAGTTTGGGGATGATGTGAAGCTATGGACTACAATCAACGAAGCTAACATATTCGCCATTGCTTCTTATAGCGAAGGATTTGCACCACCAGGACACTGTTCTCCTACCTCATTCTTCAATTGCTCTACGGGAAATTCTTCTACTGAACCATATCTTGCGGGACATAACATGTTGTTAGCTCATGCCTCTGCTTCAAAACTGTACAAACTAGAATACAAg AGTAAGCAGAGAGGATCCATAGGCCTTAGCATATATGCATTCGGGTTAACTCCTTATAGTAACTCCAAGGAGGATGAAATTGCAACTCAAAGAGCTAAAGATTTCCTATTTGGCTG GATGTTGAAGCCTTTGGTGTTTGGGGACTATCCAGATGCAATGAAGAGAGTCTGGGGATCGAGGTTACCGGTTTTCTCAGAGGAAGAGTCAGAGAAAGTTAAAGGTTCGTCTGACTTTGTAGGAATTATCCACTACACCACAGTCTATGTGAGAAACAGTACATCCACCACACCTTCTCTTATTCCTAGAAGACAAGACTTCTTTACAGACATGGGAGCCGAGACGATCT TCATGGGGAATTCTACATTCTTTGAG TGGGATTTTATTCCATGGGGTCTTGAAAGTG TTTTGGAGTATGTGAAACAGAGCTATAACAATCCTCCAATCTACATTCTTGAAAACG GTACACCGATGAAACATAGTTCGACGCTACAAGACACGCCAAGAATTGAATACATTCAAGCTTACATCGGTGCTGTGCTCAACGCCATTAA GAATGGATCGGACACAAGAGGATACTTTGTATGGTCGATGATTGATGTGTACGAGTTGTTGAGTGGATACATGTACAGCTATGGGATGTACCATGTGAATTTCAGCGATCCTAGTCTCAAGAGGTCACCAAAGCTATCTGCTTCTTGGTACACTGGTTTTCTCAATGGTACAATGGATGTTTCTCCTCAAGATATTACTCAGATGCAGAGCCACTTCTCTGGTTCGTCGTCTTTGTGA